In Rhizobium sp. WSM4643, the following are encoded in one genomic region:
- the grpE gene encoding nucleotide exchange factor GrpE: MTDDTTKNGPDATAADAAADAAAYVENETAQQEPAQPDPIELLKAENGELRDRYLRLAAEMDNLRRRTEREVKDAKSYSVAGFARDMLAVSDNLRRALDAIPPETKAAADAGLSTLIEGVEMTERAMLSALERHGVRKLEPVGQKFDPNFHQAMFEVPNPDVPNNTVVQVVQAGFSIGERVLRPAMVGVAKGGPKPTEAETNSVFDEKDA; encoded by the coding sequence ATGACCGATGACACGACGAAAAACGGACCTGACGCAACTGCGGCCGATGCCGCAGCCGACGCTGCCGCCTACGTCGAGAACGAAACTGCGCAGCAAGAGCCCGCCCAGCCGGACCCGATCGAGCTTCTGAAAGCCGAAAACGGCGAACTGCGCGACCGCTATTTGCGCCTTGCTGCCGAGATGGACAATCTGCGCCGGCGCACCGAGCGCGAGGTAAAGGATGCCAAGTCCTATTCCGTCGCCGGCTTTGCTCGTGACATGCTCGCCGTCTCGGACAATCTGCGCCGCGCGCTCGATGCCATCCCTCCGGAGACCAAGGCTGCCGCCGATGCCGGCCTGAGCACGCTGATCGAGGGTGTCGAGATGACCGAGCGCGCCATGCTGTCGGCTCTCGAGCGCCACGGCGTTCGCAAGCTTGAGCCGGTTGGCCAGAAGTTCGATCCGAATTTCCATCAGGCAATGTTCGAGGTGCCGAACCCCGACGTGCCGAACAATACGGTCGTGCAGGTCGTGCAGGCGGGCTTCTCCATCGGCGAGCGCGTGCTGCGCCCGGCCATGGTCGGCGTCGCCAAGGGCGGCCCGAAGCCGACCGAAGCCGAAACCAACTCCGTCTTCGACGAGAAAGACGCCTGA